The Athene noctua chromosome 11, bAthNoc1.hap1.1, whole genome shotgun sequence genome has a segment encoding these proteins:
- the TENT5D gene encoding terminal nucleotidyltransferase 5D isoform X2 produces MTEDLDHRFSSLTWDQIKILDQVLAEAIPIHGRGNFPTLDVKPKDIIHVVKEQLIEKQINVRDIRLNGSTASHILVKQNGTSYKDLDIIFGVELPSELEFQVVKEAVLNCLLDFLPKCVNKEKITAQTMKDAYVQKMVKVSTDHDRWSLISLSNNSGKNVELKFVNSLRRQFEFSVDSFQIILDSILNVYRATDCKLTEDSHPTVIAESMYGDFNEAMDHLKYKLISTRNPEEIRGGGLLKYSNLLVRDFKPADEAEIKSLERYMCSRFFIDFPDVAEQQRKIESYLRNHFIGEEKSKYDYLMTLRGVVNESTVCLMGHERRQTLNMITILALKVLGEQNIIPNAANVTCYYQPAPYISDRNFSNYYIAHGQPPIIYQPYPFHIQMQSGMV; encoded by the coding sequence ATGACTGAGGACTTAGACCACAGATTCAGTAGTCTCACCTGGGATCAGATTAAAATCCTGGATCAAGTTTTAGCTGAGGCCATACCTATTCATGGGAGAGGAAATTTCCCAACCCTGGACGTAAAGCCGAAGGATATCATTCATGTGGTAAAGGAACAGCTCATTGAAAAGCAAATCAACGTTAGAGACATCCGCCTGAACGGTTCGACAGCCAGTCACATCCTAGTAAAGCAGAACGGAACCAGTTACAAGGACCTGGACATCATTTTTGGGGTGGAACTTCCAAGTGAGCTGGAGTTCCAGGTTGTTAAGGAAGCAGTTCTTAATTGCCTGTTGGACTTCTTGCCAAAATGCGTTAATAAGGAAAAAATCACTGCGCAGACAATGAAGGATGCCTACGTGCAGAAGATGGTCAAAGTCTCCACCGACCACGATCGCTGGAGCCTCATCTCGCTGTCAAACAACAGCGGCAAGAACGTAGAATTAAAGTTTGTCAACTCGCTGAGACGGCAGTTTGAGTTCAGCGTGGACTCCTTCCAAATCATCCTGGACTCCATACTGAACGTTTACAGAGCAACGGACTGCAAACTGACGGAAGACTCTCACCCCACTGTCATCGCCGAGAGTATGTACGGAGACTTCAATGAAGCAATGGACCACTTAAAATACAAACTGATTTCCACCAGGAACCCGGAGGAGATCCGAGGAGGCGGCCTCCTGAAGTACAGCAATCTCCTGGTGCGTGACTTTAAGCCAGCAGACGAGGCTGAAATTAAATCTCTGGAACGTTACATGTGCTCCAGGTTCTTCATTGATTTTCCAGATGTTGCTGAGCAGCAAAGGAAAATTGAGTCATACCTGCGCAACCACTTCATTGGGGAAGAGAAGAGCAAGTATGACTACTTGATGACTCTGCGTGGAGTTGTAAACGAGAGCACGGTCTGTCTCATGGGACACGAGCGAAGACAAACTCTGAACATGATCACAATTCTGGCTTTAAAAGTACTCGGAGAGCAAAATATCATCCCAAACGCAGCCAATGTAACATGCTATTATCAGCCTGCTCCGTATATCAGTGACAGAAACTTCAGCAATTACTACATTGCTCACGGACAACCGCCCATCATCTACCAGCCATACCCATTTCACATACAAATGCAAAGTGGCATGGTTTAG
- the TENT5D gene encoding terminal nucleotidyltransferase 5D isoform X1: MLPCEGIHMQLRTSPTDITMTEDLDHRFSSLTWDQIKILDQVLAEAIPIHGRGNFPTLDVKPKDIIHVVKEQLIEKQINVRDIRLNGSTASHILVKQNGTSYKDLDIIFGVELPSELEFQVVKEAVLNCLLDFLPKCVNKEKITAQTMKDAYVQKMVKVSTDHDRWSLISLSNNSGKNVELKFVNSLRRQFEFSVDSFQIILDSILNVYRATDCKLTEDSHPTVIAESMYGDFNEAMDHLKYKLISTRNPEEIRGGGLLKYSNLLVRDFKPADEAEIKSLERYMCSRFFIDFPDVAEQQRKIESYLRNHFIGEEKSKYDYLMTLRGVVNESTVCLMGHERRQTLNMITILALKVLGEQNIIPNAANVTCYYQPAPYISDRNFSNYYIAHGQPPIIYQPYPFHIQMQSGMV, encoded by the exons ATGTTGCCCTGTGAGGGGATCCACATGCAGCTGAGAAC TTCGCCAACTGACATCACAATGACTGAGGACTTAGACCACAGATTCAGTAGTCTCACCTGGGATCAGATTAAAATCCTGGATCAAGTTTTAGCTGAGGCCATACCTATTCATGGGAGAGGAAATTTCCCAACCCTGGACGTAAAGCCGAAGGATATCATTCATGTGGTAAAGGAACAGCTCATTGAAAAGCAAATCAACGTTAGAGACATCCGCCTGAACGGTTCGACAGCCAGTCACATCCTAGTAAAGCAGAACGGAACCAGTTACAAGGACCTGGACATCATTTTTGGGGTGGAACTTCCAAGTGAGCTGGAGTTCCAGGTTGTTAAGGAAGCAGTTCTTAATTGCCTGTTGGACTTCTTGCCAAAATGCGTTAATAAGGAAAAAATCACTGCGCAGACAATGAAGGATGCCTACGTGCAGAAGATGGTCAAAGTCTCCACCGACCACGATCGCTGGAGCCTCATCTCGCTGTCAAACAACAGCGGCAAGAACGTAGAATTAAAGTTTGTCAACTCGCTGAGACGGCAGTTTGAGTTCAGCGTGGACTCCTTCCAAATCATCCTGGACTCCATACTGAACGTTTACAGAGCAACGGACTGCAAACTGACGGAAGACTCTCACCCCACTGTCATCGCCGAGAGTATGTACGGAGACTTCAATGAAGCAATGGACCACTTAAAATACAAACTGATTTCCACCAGGAACCCGGAGGAGATCCGAGGAGGCGGCCTCCTGAAGTACAGCAATCTCCTGGTGCGTGACTTTAAGCCAGCAGACGAGGCTGAAATTAAATCTCTGGAACGTTACATGTGCTCCAGGTTCTTCATTGATTTTCCAGATGTTGCTGAGCAGCAAAGGAAAATTGAGTCATACCTGCGCAACCACTTCATTGGGGAAGAGAAGAGCAAGTATGACTACTTGATGACTCTGCGTGGAGTTGTAAACGAGAGCACGGTCTGTCTCATGGGACACGAGCGAAGACAAACTCTGAACATGATCACAATTCTGGCTTTAAAAGTACTCGGAGAGCAAAATATCATCCCAAACGCAGCCAATGTAACATGCTATTATCAGCCTGCTCCGTATATCAGTGACAGAAACTTCAGCAATTACTACATTGCTCACGGACAACCGCCCATCATCTACCAGCCATACCCATTTCACATACAAATGCAAAGTGGCATGGTTTAG